In Mycobacterium branderi, the DNA window CAATGTCGCGCAACGACACTCGATCCTCGCCATGTAACGCGTAGAGGTCCAGCGCGGCGTTGCGGATCCGCGCCTTGGCGGTCAGGTCCTCGTCGGTCGCCCGCGGGTTCAGCATCTGCCCTCGCCTGTACAGGTGATATTTTTACGATACAAGTGTATCGTGACCCGCGTGTCGCAGTTGTTCCCCGATTACCGCCCGAGCTGGGAGACCGACCAGCACCGCGAGCTGCGCAAGCATGCCGCGGAGTTCTTCCGCAAGGAAGCCACCCCGAACCAGGAACGCTGGGTCGCCCAGCATGCGGTGGACCGCGAGTTCTGGAACAAGGCCGGCGCCGCTGGATTGTTAGGCCTGGACCTGCCCGAGGAATTCGGCGGGATGGGCGGCGACTTTGCCATGCAGGCGGTGGTGCAGGAAGAACTCGTGTACGCCCACGACCAGTGCTTCGGGTTCTCGGTCCACTCGCCGATCGTCGCGCATTACCTCTACGCCTACGGCAACGACGGGCAACGAAAGCGCTGGCTGCCCAAAGCCATCAGCGGCGACGCGGTGCTGGCGATCGCGATGACTGAGCCGGGCACCGGATCGGATCTGCAGTCGGTGCGTACCACCGCTTTCCGCGAAGGCGACACCTACGTCATCAACGGATCGAAGACGTTTATTTCCAACGGAACTCACTGCGACCTGCTGGTGATCGTGGCCAAGACTGATCCGTCCAAAGGGGCAGCCGGGGTGTCGCTGATCGTGGCGGAGACCAATGACCTCGCTGGGTTCGAGCGCGGACGCGTCCTGCAGAAAATCGGTCAGCACGGGCAAGACACCCGCGAACTGTTCTTCTCCGACATGCGGGTACCGGTGGCCAACCTGCTCGGAGCGCAGGAAGGGTTGGGCTTCTACCAGCTGATGGAACAGCTTGCCCGTGAACGGCTGATCATCGCCACCCTGTGCGCGGCGCTGGCAGAAGCGGCGGTGCTCGAGGCGATCAAGTACTCTAAAGAGCGAGAGGCGTTCGGTCGGCCGATCGGCAACTTCCAGAACACCAAATTCGTGCTGGCCGAATGCAAGACCGAGGCACTGGCGATCAAGACACTGGTCGACTATGCGATCGGGCAATACGTCGACGGCAACAACGACCCGATGACAGCGTCGATGGCCAAGTTGTTCGCCGCCGAGAAGTGCGATCAGGTGGTCGACAAGTGCCTACAGATCTTCGGCGGCTACGGGTACATGGCCGAGTACCCGATCGCGAACATGTACACCGGGTCGCGGGTGAACCGCATCTACGGTGGCACAAGCGAAATCATGAAGGAAATCATCAGCCGCTCGCTGTGAGCGAGAAGCGTCAGCACGCAGCGGGATTCGACTCGCAGTAAGGCGTCGTGCCCCGAAACCGGTAGCGATGCGTGGCCACCCATCGGTAGATCGCCTCTTCGACGAACCGGATACCCGGGATGCGATAGACCATCAGCGGCAGTCTGGTGCCGATCGCCGTCGACACCGCCGCGTTCATGGCCTCCGCGCCGGAGTACACCGCACCCGACGCGTCAAGCCATCGGTTGCACTCCAGTAGGTGCGACGGCTCAACGCCCAGCCGCTCCGCGACTCCCGGACCCTGCAGTGGTTCGGTCCGAAGTTCGCCCGTCCTGTTGTGCCTCATAATGAAATTTACTGCACGCGTACACATTCCGCAGGCGCCGTCAAAGAACAGGATTCCTGACACGGTTCACCTCCCTGATGCCTGCCAGCGCGAAGACGAGTCCGGTACCGATCTCGGTCAGCGCACTGAACCAGGAAAACCAGGTTACGTTGACGTGCGGCGGCGAGATGAAGCTGTCCTGGTAACCGGGGAACACTGTAGGCAACAGGTGCGCATAGGTGAACCCGACCGCGCTGCCGAACCCGACCAGCGTCGCCGCCAGCGGTGCACGCGTGCGATGCGTCAGGACCATCGCGACCGCTATCACGACGAACAGCGCCTGCACCATGCCGGCGGCCATGATGAACGGTGGTGACGCCGACATACCGCGGCGCAGATGGTCCAGGCCGTGTACCCCGAACCCGATTGCGAATGCGATTGCCGCCCAACGCAGATTGTCCCGTGGTTGCTCGATGTGGTTGATCATGCGATCACCGCCCGTTGATCAGGTGCCTAAGTGAGCCTCCACAACCGTTCTTACTACTACGGTCAGTAGTAGTCAAGGTCTTGACTCGGTACCGCGGTATCGGGTCGACGCTGGGGCAATGGACGATTTGCGCAAGACCATCGCCACAGTCATCCCGCACGACGTGGCACGGTTCATGGCTCCGATGGTTCGGGTGGTGGCCGAGGGCAGACCGGTGGCGCTGGAACGGCTGGCGGCTGTGTCGGGCGTTTCGGTCGAGGAGATCGGGTCGTGGCTGCGCGCGCAGCCGGGAACGGATTGGGACGACGACGGGCACTTGCTCGGGTTCGGGCTGACTCAGCGGCCGACCCGGCATCGCTATGTCGTCGACGGCCGGGTGTTGTTCACGTTCTGCGCTGCCGACGCCTTGATCTTCACTCCGATCCTCGGCCGACCTGCCCGCGTCGAATCAACCTGTCCCACAACGGGTCAGCCGATCCGACTGGAACTCACACCCGAGGCGGTTACCTCGGTCGATCCGCCGACAACCGTGGTTTCCCACGTCAACCTGTGTTGCGGCGGGGGTGATATTCGCGGCTTGTACTGCGATCAGGGGCATTTCTTCGCCTCGAAGGATGCTGCTCGAAAGTGGCGTCGTGCGCACCCCGACGGGGAAGTTCGCCCTGTCCGCGAGCTCTTCGCCGCCGCCCTCGATGTCTGCCGTGAACTGGGGTGGGCGGCAGCTTGACCCCGTACCGAGGTACAGGGTTTACCGTCGGCTATGCGCACAATGCAGGTGGCCCGCCAGGCCGGGGTGAACGCACAGACGCTGCGGTACTACGAGCGACGTGGCTTGCTGCCCGATCCACCGCGCACGGGCCGCGGGTATCGCGACTATGGGCCCGAGGTCGTCCGCCGAGTGCGGTTCGTCAAGCACGCCCAGGAACTCGGCTTTAGTCTGGCCGAGATCGACGTGCTGCTGCACCTGGCCGACGGCGGCCCGGAATCCTGCGATGCGGCGCGCGCGTTGGCCGAGCGCAAGGTCGCCGACCTGAATGCCAAAATCGGTGCCCTGCAAGCGATGCAGGCATCGCTTGGGAGGCTGATCGCCACCTGCGCCAGCCCGCCGGAAGAGCGGGTCTGCCCCCTACTGGACAGCTTGCAAACAT includes these proteins:
- a CDS encoding thiol-disulfide oxidoreductase DCC family protein encodes the protein MRHNRTGELRTEPLQGPGVAERLGVEPSHLLECNRWLDASGAVYSGAEAMNAAVSTAIGTRLPLMVYRIPGIRFVEEAIYRWVATHRYRFRGTTPYCESNPAAC
- a CDS encoding acyl-CoA dehydrogenase family protein; this encodes MSQLFPDYRPSWETDQHRELRKHAAEFFRKEATPNQERWVAQHAVDREFWNKAGAAGLLGLDLPEEFGGMGGDFAMQAVVQEELVYAHDQCFGFSVHSPIVAHYLYAYGNDGQRKRWLPKAISGDAVLAIAMTEPGTGSDLQSVRTTAFREGDTYVINGSKTFISNGTHCDLLVIVAKTDPSKGAAGVSLIVAETNDLAGFERGRVLQKIGQHGQDTRELFFSDMRVPVANLLGAQEGLGFYQLMEQLARERLIIATLCAALAEAAVLEAIKYSKEREAFGRPIGNFQNTKFVLAECKTEALAIKTLVDYAIGQYVDGNNDPMTASMAKLFAAEKCDQVVDKCLQIFGGYGYMAEYPIANMYTGSRVNRIYGGTSEIMKEIISRSL
- the merB gene encoding alkylmercury lyase MerB, yielding MDDLRKTIATVIPHDVARFMAPMVRVVAEGRPVALERLAAVSGVSVEEIGSWLRAQPGTDWDDDGHLLGFGLTQRPTRHRYVVDGRVLFTFCAADALIFTPILGRPARVESTCPTTGQPIRLELTPEAVTSVDPPTTVVSHVNLCCGGGDIRGLYCDQGHFFASKDAARKWRRAHPDGEVRPVRELFAAALDVCRELGWAAA
- a CDS encoding MerR family transcriptional regulator translates to MRTMQVARQAGVNAQTLRYYERRGLLPDPPRTGRGYRDYGPEVVRRVRFVKHAQELGFSLAEIDVLLHLADGGPESCDAARALAERKVADLNAKIGALQAMQASLGRLIATCASPPEERVCPLLDSLQT